A DNA window from bacterium contains the following coding sequences:
- a CDS encoding electron transfer flavoprotein subunit alpha — protein sequence MSDPIKITEKCVFCGACVKACPFGAITQAERKTAPVIDLQKCTLCGACVVACKFDAIWMKEKASTGIDLNAFKDVWVFAEQHDGDIQSITYELLGEGRKLANSLNMKLCAVLLGSNIQGKAQDLIARGADKVYLVDRPELAYFQDECYGNVLIELVNRHKPNVFLCGASTIGRSLVSRVAVKVNAGLTADCTELAIDPKTLNLLQTRPAFGGNIMATIETPASRPQMATVRHKVMKESVANPTHKGEISMEAIAEVLLQSKAHRLKFIPEVESTMNIAEANIIVSGGRGLQSVENFKLLRNLADVLGAGVGASRAAVDSNWIPYSHQVGQTGKTVCPKIYFAVGISGQIQHLAGMQSSDIIIAINKDPDAPIFKVATYGIVGDLFTIVPKLTAEFKKILGK from the coding sequence ATGAGCGATCCCATCAAAATTACCGAAAAATGCGTTTTCTGTGGTGCCTGCGTCAAAGCCTGCCCGTTTGGAGCCATTACCCAGGCCGAGCGAAAAACGGCCCCCGTCATCGACCTCCAGAAGTGTACCCTCTGCGGAGCCTGCGTGGTCGCCTGCAAATTTGACGCCATCTGGATGAAGGAAAAAGCCAGCACCGGCATCGACTTAAACGCCTTCAAAGATGTCTGGGTTTTCGCAGAACAACATGATGGCGATATTCAGTCCATCACCTACGAATTGCTCGGTGAAGGCCGTAAACTGGCTAACTCGCTGAACATGAAGCTCTGCGCCGTTCTTCTGGGAAGCAACATCCAGGGCAAGGCCCAGGACTTGATTGCTCGCGGTGCGGATAAGGTTTATCTGGTGGATCGTCCCGAACTGGCCTATTTCCAGGATGAATGCTACGGAAACGTCCTGATTGAATTGGTGAATCGGCACAAACCCAATGTCTTCCTGTGCGGGGCTTCGACCATCGGCCGCAGCCTGGTGTCACGTGTGGCGGTCAAGGTCAACGCCGGTCTGACGGCCGACTGCACCGAACTCGCCATTGACCCGAAAACCTTGAATCTGCTTCAGACCCGGCCTGCCTTTGGTGGCAACATCATGGCGACCATCGAGACGCCGGCGTCCCGACCCCAGATGGCAACAGTGCGGCATAAAGTCATGAAGGAATCCGTTGCGAACCCCACCCACAAGGGGGAAATCTCAATGGAAGCTATCGCCGAGGTGCTCCTCCAGTCGAAGGCACACCGCCTGAAATTCATTCCCGAAGTCGAATCGACAATGAATATCGCGGAAGCCAATATCATCGTGTCGGGTGGTCGCGGACTTCAGAGCGTGGAGAACTTCAAACTCTTGCGGAACCTGGCTGATGTGTTGGGCGCAGGGGTTGGCGCCTCGCGCGCCGCGGTGGATTCCAATTGGATACCCTACTCACATCAGGTCGGACAAACAGGAAAAACCGTGTGCCCTAAAATCTATTTTGCGGTCGGTATCAGCGGCCAGATTCAGCACCTTGCAGGAATGCAGTCCTCTGATATCATTATCGCTATCAACAAGGATCCGGACGCCCCTATTTTCAAGGTGGCAACCTATGGGATCGTTGGAGATCTGTTCACGATTGTTCCCAAGCTCACGGCAGAGTTTAAAAAAATCCTGGGCAAATAG
- a CDS encoding ABC transporter ATP-binding protein, with the protein MPAVPAKKLSTRSLLKCRGGPLAAPPDKAMLITLRQINKVYHMESVDVPALKNVSTDIAAGEFVAIMGHSGSGKSTLLNLLGCLDTPDSGSYHLDGEEVSKLDSDALAKIRNQKIGFVFQNFNLLPRTTAEENVELPLYYGVHMRSAERRKRARELLTRLGLEGRMQHHPGQLSGGQQQRVAIARALVNQPPLILADEPTGNLDSRSADDIMALFQELNKEGITIVMVTHEPDIARFAKRVIQMRDGEIV; encoded by the coding sequence ATGCCAGCAGTGCCAGCGAAAAAACTGTCAACCCGTTCGCTCCTCAAATGCCGGGGCGGTCCGCTCGCAGCGCCACCCGATAAAGCCATGCTTATTACTTTACGCCAGATTAATAAAGTCTACCACATGGAGTCGGTGGATGTGCCGGCCTTGAAAAATGTCTCCACCGACATTGCGGCAGGTGAATTTGTAGCCATCATGGGGCATTCCGGATCAGGGAAAAGCACGCTCCTGAATCTTCTAGGCTGCTTGGATACACCTGATAGCGGGAGTTATCATCTGGATGGCGAAGAGGTCAGCAAACTCGATAGCGACGCTCTGGCAAAAATCCGTAATCAGAAAATCGGGTTTGTTTTCCAGAACTTTAATCTGCTTCCCCGGACAACGGCTGAAGAAAACGTGGAACTCCCCCTCTACTATGGAGTCCACATGCGGAGCGCGGAGCGCCGTAAACGCGCCCGTGAGCTTCTGACCAGACTCGGACTGGAAGGCCGTATGCAACACCATCCCGGCCAACTTTCCGGCGGTCAGCAACAACGTGTGGCCATTGCACGAGCCCTTGTCAATCAGCCTCCTCTGATTCTGGCCGATGAGCCGACGGGAAATCTCGATAGCCGTTCTGCTGATGACATTATGGCGCTCTTTCAGGAACTTAATAAAGAAGGCATCACCATTGTCATGGTCACCCATGAACCTGATATTGCCCGGTTCGCCAAGCGAGTCATCCAGATGCGGGATGGAGAAATCGTATGA
- a CDS encoding dCMP deaminase family protein, producing MKTDSFSRPDWDHYFMNIAQVVATRGNCCRRQVAAVIVKDQRIISTGYNGTPRGVKNCFEGGCERCAGTAPSGTALGDCICCHAEENAITQAAYHGIALRGATIFSTLSPCLTCAKMIINAGILEVVYENEYEFSTQTRSLLHEGGVRCRKLG from the coding sequence ATGAAAACAGACTCTTTTTCTCGTCCGGATTGGGATCATTATTTCATGAATATCGCCCAGGTGGTTGCCACCCGCGGGAACTGTTGCCGGCGTCAAGTGGCGGCTGTCATCGTCAAGGATCAGCGCATTATTTCAACTGGGTATAATGGCACGCCCCGGGGGGTAAAGAACTGTTTTGAAGGGGGCTGTGAACGATGTGCCGGGACGGCGCCTTCCGGGACTGCTTTGGGGGATTGTATCTGTTGTCACGCCGAGGAGAATGCCATCACCCAGGCGGCTTACCACGGCATTGCATTACGGGGCGCCACCATTTTTTCGACTTTGAGCCCTTGTCTGACCTGCGCCAAAATGATCATCAATGCTGGCATTCTGGAAGTGGTCTACGAGAATGAGTATGAATTTAGCACTCAGACTCGGTCACTGCTGCATGAGGGCGGTGTGCGGTGCAGGAAATTGGGATGA
- a CDS encoding M48 family metallopeptidase, with protein MNFFEYQEAARRQTSRLIAFYLLAVVLIIVSLYFITAFIFHYDAAAVPDQPFNWMALWDLNLFGIVALGTGAIILSGSLYKIASLSAGGAAVAEMLNGRPIAPDTTDFQEKRLLNVVEEMAIASGTPIPRVFVMDGEEGINAFAAGFSTKDAVIAVTQGTLMQLNREELQGVIGHEFSHILNGDMRLNIRLIGVLHGILLIAITGYFMFRILGSTTSHGSSRDKKGNPLVVLVLLGLAMMIIGYIGVFFARLIKSAVSRQREFLADASAVQFTRNPTGLSGALKKIGGLATGSRLVAPSAEAASHLFFANGIASPFLGLLATHPPLAERIRRLDPQFTGELTRPSSDAQNETISAFSASDSALPALNSPLPTPPPLPPMTPAQIVKQAGTLSSMSLIHSTQALDAIPATLRTAAHQPTMAQAVIYAILLDTKPEIRQQQLVYLAKRIPTELNFDIENMEGDLRTLSTGLRQPLVEIAVGSLKHLDLPQYRFFRETIMELVATDSEVSLFEYMLLRMVLRHLDTQFGLAKPSKARITSFNTLTNEVTTVLSALAWFGSTTPAMAAQAFLAGCQELGAMNLRLLPADSASLKDMDKALDRLVDTIPPVKQKLVAACTAAINTDGTITTDERDALRAVADALDCPLPRL; from the coding sequence ATGAACTTCTTTGAATATCAGGAAGCTGCGCGGCGGCAGACAAGCCGCTTGATTGCGTTTTATTTGCTCGCCGTGGTGCTCATCATTGTTTCTCTCTACTTCATCACGGCCTTTATATTTCATTATGACGCAGCCGCCGTTCCTGATCAACCTTTCAATTGGATGGCCCTTTGGGATCTCAACTTGTTCGGCATCGTGGCTCTGGGCACCGGGGCCATCATTCTTTCCGGCAGCCTCTATAAAATCGCCTCCCTGTCCGCAGGAGGTGCGGCCGTGGCCGAAATGCTGAACGGCCGACCGATCGCGCCTGACACCACGGATTTCCAGGAAAAGCGCCTGCTGAATGTTGTCGAGGAAATGGCGATCGCCTCCGGCACCCCGATTCCCAGGGTATTCGTCATGGACGGAGAAGAGGGAATCAATGCTTTTGCCGCAGGCTTCTCGACCAAGGATGCCGTGATCGCCGTGACCCAGGGTACCCTCATGCAACTCAATCGAGAGGAATTGCAGGGAGTCATCGGCCACGAGTTCAGTCATATTCTTAACGGCGACATGCGCTTGAACATCCGACTGATCGGGGTGCTTCACGGTATTCTTCTGATCGCCATAACAGGCTATTTCATGTTCCGGATCCTGGGCAGCACCACTTCACACGGCAGTTCCCGTGATAAAAAAGGGAATCCCCTCGTCGTTCTAGTGCTTCTCGGGCTGGCCATGATGATCATCGGCTACATTGGCGTCTTTTTTGCCCGCCTCATCAAAAGCGCCGTGTCGCGCCAACGGGAATTTTTAGCCGACGCCAGTGCCGTTCAATTCACCCGCAATCCGACCGGTTTATCGGGCGCACTGAAAAAAATCGGCGGACTTGCCACAGGCTCCCGATTAGTCGCCCCCTCAGCGGAAGCCGCCAGTCATCTCTTTTTCGCCAATGGCATCGCGTCCCCATTTCTTGGCCTGCTTGCAACCCACCCGCCCCTGGCGGAACGTATCCGGCGACTTGACCCCCAGTTTACAGGCGAACTTACCAGACCTTCCAGCGACGCCCAAAACGAGACCATCTCCGCCTTCAGCGCTTCTGACTCGGCACTCCCCGCTCTCAACTCCCCGCTTCCTACCCCACCCCCGCTTCCGCCCATGACGCCCGCTCAGATCGTTAAGCAGGCGGGGACACTTTCCTCTATGAGCCTGATTCATTCCACTCAAGCACTCGACGCCATCCCAGCCACCTTGCGAACAGCCGCCCATCAGCCCACGATGGCTCAAGCCGTGATATACGCCATCCTTCTGGATACCAAGCCGGAGATACGTCAGCAGCAGCTCGTTTATCTGGCTAAACGGATTCCGACTGAACTCAATTTTGACATCGAAAATATGGAGGGAGATTTAAGAACGCTGTCGACCGGGTTGCGTCAGCCACTCGTGGAAATTGCAGTTGGCAGTCTTAAGCATCTGGATCTTCCTCAATATCGGTTCTTCCGTGAGACCATTATGGAACTTGTGGCGACAGACTCCGAAGTCTCTCTTTTCGAATATATGTTACTTCGCATGGTTCTGCGTCACTTGGACACACAATTCGGCCTGGCCAAACCGTCAAAGGCGCGCATCACTTCTTTTAATACCCTAACCAACGAGGTGACCACCGTCCTGTCCGCCCTCGCCTGGTTTGGGTCCACCACCCCCGCGATGGCGGCGCAGGCATTTCTGGCAGGCTGTCAAGAACTGGGCGCCATGAACCTTCGCCTTCTTCCCGCCGACTCAGCCTCACTTAAAGATATGGACAAGGCTTTGGACCGACTGGTTGACACCATCCCGCCGGTGAAACAGAAACTGGTAGCCGCCTGTACCGCTGCTATCAACACCGACGGGACCATTACCACCGATGAACGCGACGCACTGCGGGCCGTCGCCGATGCCCTGGATTGCCCGCTGCCGAGGCTTTGA
- a CDS encoding phage protease has translation MLRSEGFRRRQGYGGQDAGQAGGFMNTLILNRAYALPEDGWYQIAPLGEFPHAGAGITQVIDQEACIAMAARFAADANTPNFPGLLIDFDHFSLDGEKRSEAAGWILGLESRGQFIDQEGGPATPVEGATPRHNPAAAGLWAQIRWSDLGEEAVKGGRYRFLSPVWARSDCVDLGDGRVRPVRILNAAVTNDPNLKGMVPLSNSGQSAVGSKQKIEEPTPTPSKEGSNFNSVDFQTMNVRAKNHQGANMKAVIEKLVNHLGLAADATEALILEKMGGLLTAVAVTELQNSLTALQGKHDALVTNLKAVEGELVNRHLADFEGVISETAKPFWTEQLIQNRAGTIAVLGDLVRLNDEGKSMNDERKETPQTRKPLHNRVTARPVPPNQGGQTGADGDSKAVKIRNRAHEIVAAEKIPFGVAFRRAEREIIGQ, from the coding sequence ATGCTACGCTCAGAGGGCTTCCGCCGTCGCCAAGGCTATGGCGGACAGGACGCAGGGCAGGCGGGTGGTTTCATGAATACACTGATCCTCAATCGGGCCTATGCATTGCCTGAAGATGGTTGGTACCAAATTGCGCCACTTGGCGAATTCCCCCATGCCGGGGCCGGCATAACTCAAGTAATTGACCAAGAGGCCTGTATTGCCATGGCCGCCCGGTTTGCCGCAGATGCCAATACCCCCAACTTCCCTGGACTGTTGATTGATTTTGACCATTTCTCCCTCGATGGGGAGAAACGGTCAGAGGCTGCGGGATGGATTCTGGGCCTTGAAAGCCGGGGCCAATTCATTGACCAAGAAGGTGGCCCGGCTACGCCCGTTGAAGGGGCTACGCCGCGGCACAATCCGGCTGCTGCCGGATTGTGGGCACAGATTCGCTGGTCGGATTTGGGCGAAGAGGCCGTAAAGGGCGGGCGGTATCGGTTTCTGTCACCGGTTTGGGCACGGTCGGACTGCGTTGACCTGGGTGACGGCCGTGTAAGGCCGGTCCGGATCCTGAACGCGGCGGTGACAAATGATCCGAATCTCAAGGGGATGGTGCCCTTGTCGAACAGTGGGCAGTCGGCAGTGGGCAGTAAGCAGAAAATCGAAGAACCCACCCCCACCCCCTCCAAGGAGGGGAGCAATTTCAATTCCGTTGATTTTCAAACTATGAATGTACGGGCGAAAAATCATCAGGGAGCAAACATGAAAGCAGTGATTGAAAAGTTGGTGAATCATTTGGGGTTGGCGGCGGACGCCACTGAGGCGTTGATTCTGGAGAAGATGGGCGGATTGCTGACTGCGGTCGCAGTAACTGAGTTGCAGAACTCGCTTACGGCGCTCCAGGGGAAGCATGACGCTCTGGTGACGAACCTGAAAGCGGTCGAGGGTGAGCTGGTGAACCGGCATCTAGCCGATTTCGAGGGAGTTATCAGCGAAACGGCAAAGCCGTTCTGGACTGAACAGTTGATTCAGAACCGGGCGGGGACCATCGCCGTACTCGGGGACCTCGTCCGGCTGAATGATGAAGGTAAAAGTATGAATGATGAAAGGAAAGAGACACCTCAAACCCGGAAGCCGTTGCACAACCGGGTGACGGCCCGGCCGGTGCCGCCTAACCAAGGTGGCCAGACCGGGGCGGATGGCGACAGCAAGGCCGTGAAGATCAGGAACCGGGCTCATGAGATCGTCGCCGCTGAGAAAATTCCGTTCGGGGTGGCATTCAGGCGCGCGGAGCGGGAGATCATTGGCCAGTAG
- a CDS encoding electron transfer flavoprotein subunit beta/FixA family protein: MRYIVCIKQVPETTDVKINPATNTLMRDGVVSIINPFDMYAIEEGLRLKALHGGTVTVLSMGPPQAENALREAIAMGADDGILVSDRAFAGSDTWATSYTLSMAIRKIGTYDLIICGKQASDGDTAQVGPGIAVHLDLPQITYVRKIESLDEKTIVAERLMENGYEVIQSPLPCVLTVVKEINEPRLPSLKGKMAAKKAVIQTWKAADINGDPKCLGLDGSPTKVVKIFTPAPRKGGQIFQGDPDEFIPEIVAKMKDAVLGAAQ; the protein is encoded by the coding sequence ATGCGATACATTGTGTGTATCAAACAGGTGCCGGAAACGACGGATGTAAAAATCAATCCGGCCACAAACACCTTGATGCGTGATGGTGTTGTTTCCATCATTAACCCTTTCGACATGTACGCCATTGAAGAAGGCTTACGGCTCAAAGCCCTGCACGGCGGCACGGTCACCGTACTTTCCATGGGGCCGCCTCAAGCCGAGAACGCTTTGCGCGAAGCCATTGCCATGGGTGCTGATGACGGTATTCTGGTCTCTGATCGCGCCTTCGCTGGTAGCGATACCTGGGCCACCAGCTACACACTGTCCATGGCCATCCGAAAGATCGGCACCTATGACCTGATTATCTGCGGAAAACAAGCCTCCGATGGCGACACCGCACAGGTGGGCCCCGGCATCGCCGTCCATCTGGATCTCCCTCAGATCACCTACGTCCGTAAAATTGAATCGCTGGACGAAAAAACCATCGTGGCGGAACGCCTCATGGAAAATGGTTATGAAGTCATTCAGTCCCCACTGCCTTGCGTTCTCACCGTGGTCAAAGAAATCAACGAGCCGCGTCTGCCTTCCCTAAAGGGAAAGATGGCCGCAAAAAAAGCCGTGATTCAGACTTGGAAGGCCGCCGACATCAATGGCGACCCAAAGTGCCTCGGGCTGGACGGATCACCGACCAAGGTTGTAAAAATTTTCACCCCGGCGCCAAGGAAGGGTGGACAAATTTTTCAAGGAGACCCGGATGAGTTTATTCCGGAAATCGTAGCCAAAATGAAAGACGCCGTTTTAGGCGCCGCGCAGTAA
- a CDS encoding TolC family protein — MNNYLSLRTLFLPLLIVGNAYFTTGCATVKHARNIQKGEGALPGERLLQPAEVGLSSNTTLTMVRALEIPLTYHPQIFQAEQSLAAATARVYQARAAYWPKISTGIGETRSTANTTGQPGSSSRHNSFNGSVGLDLLVYDFGKTPAVVRQAYANLISATENLRATRSDIAFLTRSAFLNLGKALELEQVAIEAVRQNQVHLDQVQAFIEVGRRTRYDLTKSEVDLGNSKLTRIKAHNEVVTARGSLNRSLGLATDPGYKILPDLSGIFTTCPADQLMGRARQFHPRLKVLQAKERVTSAAVDEAIAALYPDIGLQAKYGLSGSSFPLVWNWSAALQGSLQLFTGRQQTWRINEVVTQLRSARAQTVEFEQLLYEELQTALSQLDSSRQLLSLTDLIAKQAAESLELISERYRLGAASLVEVTDAQVALTSARAEQVKSKFDYQAAIAQLKHACGEE; from the coding sequence ATGAATAATTATTTATCATTGAGAACTCTCTTTCTGCCCCTCCTGATCGTGGGAAATGCGTACTTTACAACTGGCTGTGCAACCGTAAAACACGCGCGCAATATTCAAAAAGGGGAAGGAGCGCTTCCTGGAGAACGTCTGCTGCAACCTGCCGAAGTCGGACTTTCGTCCAATACAACCTTAACCATGGTGCGCGCGCTGGAAATTCCCCTCACCTACCACCCCCAGATCTTTCAAGCCGAGCAAAGCCTTGCCGCCGCAACCGCCCGCGTCTATCAAGCCCGAGCCGCCTATTGGCCTAAAATCAGCACAGGCATAGGGGAAACCCGTTCCACAGCAAACACGACAGGCCAGCCGGGGAGTTCCAGCAGGCACAACTCATTTAATGGATCGGTGGGGCTCGACCTGCTGGTGTATGATTTCGGCAAAACCCCTGCGGTAGTCAGACAGGCCTATGCCAACCTGATCTCGGCTACAGAGAATCTGAGGGCAACACGAAGTGATATCGCCTTCTTGACCCGAAGCGCTTTTCTAAACCTTGGGAAAGCCCTCGAATTAGAACAGGTGGCCATTGAGGCCGTCCGCCAGAATCAAGTCCATCTGGATCAGGTCCAGGCATTCATAGAAGTCGGGCGACGCACCCGATATGATCTGACCAAGTCCGAAGTGGATCTGGGAAATTCGAAATTGACCCGAATCAAAGCCCATAATGAGGTTGTGACCGCCCGCGGTTCGCTGAACCGGAGTCTCGGATTGGCAACCGACCCGGGCTATAAAATCCTGCCGGACTTGTCTGGCATTTTTACAACCTGCCCCGCAGATCAACTCATGGGGCGCGCGCGGCAGTTCCACCCCCGATTAAAGGTTTTGCAGGCCAAGGAACGTGTTACCAGCGCAGCGGTGGATGAGGCCATTGCCGCTCTGTATCCTGACATCGGATTGCAGGCAAAATATGGACTCAGCGGTTCATCGTTCCCGCTGGTATGGAATTGGTCCGCCGCCTTGCAGGGCTCACTCCAGCTCTTTACGGGACGGCAGCAGACGTGGCGGATCAATGAAGTCGTCACCCAACTCCGTTCCGCACGAGCCCAAACGGTTGAATTTGAGCAACTCCTTTACGAAGAGCTCCAGACGGCATTAAGCCAACTCGACAGCTCACGGCAACTCCTCTCGCTTACAGATCTAATTGCCAAGCAAGCTGCGGAGAGCCTGGAACTGATCAGCGAACGCTACCGCCTTGGTGCCGCCTCTTTGGTGGAGGTCACCGACGCTCAGGTGGCCCTGACCAGCGCGCGCGCCGAACAAGTTAAGTCCAAATTTGATTATCAGGCGGCAATTGCACAACTCAAACACGCCTGCGGAGAGGAATAA
- a CDS encoding efflux RND transporter periplasmic adaptor subunit, which translates to MKRWILVIVVLSAITGGGLWYWIHVKDNNNKAHYRTTTLERGDIIQTVRASGLIAPMRLVDVGTQVNGPINKLYVDFNSEVKAGDLVAQIDPTTYEAKLAQDQANLMAAQANVEQTTAKLVQAEKELTRTKKLAEQKMLSETDLDAAISLRDSLAAQLKVTMASVDQSKAALRLSQANLGYTTIRSPVDGVVITRNVSQGQTVVASLNAMTLFKIATDLHTIQVEASIPEADIGRIREDQRVTFTVDAYDTTFTGKVAQVRMSASTMQNVVTYPVMVTAENPDNKLFPGMTAIIICEVAQRTNTLKVSNATLRFKPVEKITDNTEVKTKRKGPRTETKPKVWILESANSELKPVVVTLGISDGAFTEIMEPCNLTEGQELITGIDASSASEKTVNPFAPQMPGRSARSATR; encoded by the coding sequence ATGAAACGATGGATCCTAGTAATAGTCGTCTTGTCGGCGATAACCGGTGGGGGTTTATGGTATTGGATACACGTAAAGGATAATAACAATAAAGCACATTATCGAACCACCACGTTGGAACGTGGCGACATCATCCAAACCGTCAGAGCCAGCGGGCTGATCGCCCCCATGCGATTGGTGGATGTCGGCACACAGGTTAACGGCCCCATCAATAAGTTATATGTGGACTTTAATTCCGAGGTTAAGGCCGGGGATCTGGTTGCTCAAATTGACCCCACCACCTATGAAGCCAAACTCGCACAAGATCAGGCGAATCTGATGGCGGCCCAGGCCAACGTGGAACAAACGACGGCGAAACTGGTTCAGGCTGAAAAGGAATTGACTCGCACTAAAAAATTAGCGGAACAAAAAATGCTCTCTGAGACCGATCTGGATGCCGCCATTTCCCTCCGCGATTCACTGGCCGCCCAACTCAAGGTGACCATGGCCTCTGTAGACCAGTCAAAAGCCGCACTCCGACTCTCTCAAGCCAACCTGGGATATACCACCATCCGCTCCCCTGTGGATGGCGTGGTCATTACCCGGAATGTCAGCCAGGGCCAAACCGTTGTGGCCAGCTTGAACGCCATGACGCTTTTTAAAATTGCCACCGACTTACATACCATTCAGGTGGAAGCCAGCATTCCGGAGGCTGACATCGGACGTATCCGGGAAGACCAGAGAGTCACCTTTACGGTTGATGCATATGACACGACGTTCACCGGTAAAGTCGCTCAGGTTCGGATGTCTGCAAGTACCATGCAAAACGTGGTCACCTACCCCGTCATGGTCACGGCGGAAAACCCTGACAACAAACTGTTCCCGGGAATGACCGCCATCATTATCTGCGAAGTCGCCCAACGCACCAATACCCTGAAGGTTTCCAACGCCACCCTGCGATTTAAACCGGTAGAAAAAATCACGGATAATACAGAAGTAAAAACGAAACGAAAAGGACCCCGGACGGAAACGAAGCCGAAGGTTTGGATCCTGGAAAGCGCAAATTCGGAACTCAAACCCGTCGTTGTGACACTGGGAATTTCCGACGGTGCTTTCACTGAAATTATGGAACCCTGTAATTTGACCGAAGGACAAGAACTGATCACGGGGATAGATGCCAGCAGTGCCAGCGAAAAAACTGTCAACCCGTTCGCTCCTCAAATGCCGGGGCGGTCCGCTCGCAGCGCCACCCGATAA
- a CDS encoding ABC transporter permease, whose product MNGLMTIKIALRALARNKGRSLLTALGIIIGIAAVIAVVAVGQGASTNMRAQINSMGNNLLMIFPGSQNAGGFRGGSGTQQTLTAEDGEVILRESQFVVAMTPLIRSGGQCIYRENDWATMIQGVNIQFPEVRSWDIASGDFFTEADIKSAARVCVLGKTVADQLFQGEDPLGKTIRIRNMPFRVVGVMASKGSAAWGQDQDDTIIAPWVTIRRVLERSKFNNVNQLIFSLKSMDNLPLVKAEVSAILRQRHRIGGNEDDDFTIMDMTEVTQMITQVSSLMTILLTVIASISLLVGGIGIMNIMLVAVSERTREIGLRLALGARRHDIMMQFLVEAVVLSGVGGIIGIGLGVTAASILGAANHWPVLISPAAVLLALTFSAGVGIFFGFYPAWRAARLNPIESLRRE is encoded by the coding sequence ATGAACGGGCTGATGACGATCAAAATCGCCCTGCGGGCGCTGGCCCGAAATAAAGGCCGCTCACTGTTGACGGCACTGGGAATTATTATCGGCATTGCCGCCGTCATTGCTGTAGTCGCCGTCGGCCAGGGGGCCTCCACCAACATGCGCGCCCAAATCAACAGCATGGGCAATAATCTCCTGATGATTTTCCCGGGAAGCCAGAATGCAGGTGGATTTCGGGGGGGCTCCGGAACTCAACAAACCCTGACCGCCGAAGATGGGGAAGTCATTCTGCGTGAGAGTCAATTTGTCGTGGCCATGACTCCACTGATACGGTCAGGCGGCCAATGCATCTACCGTGAAAATGATTGGGCTACAATGATTCAGGGTGTCAATATCCAGTTTCCCGAGGTGCGAAGCTGGGATATCGCTTCCGGTGATTTCTTCACAGAAGCTGATATCAAAAGTGCAGCCAGAGTCTGCGTATTGGGTAAAACCGTTGCAGATCAACTGTTCCAGGGTGAAGACCCACTCGGCAAAACGATTCGTATCAGAAACATGCCCTTCAGAGTGGTCGGAGTAATGGCCTCCAAAGGTTCTGCTGCCTGGGGGCAGGATCAGGATGACACCATTATCGCGCCGTGGGTCACCATTCGGAGGGTCTTGGAAAGATCCAAGTTTAATAATGTCAATCAACTGATTTTTAGCCTCAAATCGATGGACAACCTGCCCCTGGTCAAGGCAGAGGTTTCCGCGATACTCCGCCAACGGCATCGGATCGGCGGAAATGAAGATGACGACTTCACCATCATGGATATGACGGAAGTCACGCAGATGATCACACAGGTATCAAGCCTCATGACCATCTTGTTGACGGTTATCGCCTCCATTTCGCTTCTGGTAGGTGGCATTGGGATTATGAACATCATGCTGGTAGCCGTCAGTGAGCGCACTCGCGAAATCGGCTTGCGTCTGGCACTCGGCGCCCGGCGCCATGACATCATGATGCAATTTCTGGTCGAAGCCGTGGTGTTGTCAGGTGTGGGTGGCATTATTGGCATCGGGCTTGGGGTAACCGCAGCAAGCATTCTGGGGGCGGCAAACCATTGGCCAGTTCTGATTTCCCCGGCCGCCGTCCTCCTCGCCCTCACCTTCTCGGCAGGCGTCGGGATCTTCTTTGGTTTC